ATCACATCAAATGTTTATGTGGAATGACTAATAAAGCCCTGACAATGGTTTTAGAGTTATTAAAAGATGCATTTGAATTTGCAAATATACCAAATTCATTCTATGAAGCCAAGAAAACAATCACCAAGCTtggtttaaattatgaaaaaatccCTGTTTGTCCAAATAATTGTATGCTTTATTGGGGTAATAAGGAAGATGAAGAAAGGGAGACATGCAAAATTTGTAACACTTCGAAATGGAAATCAAAAGCAAAAGTTGGTGCAGTTGGAGTGTCTGGTGATGGCAATAATCGAAAGAAAGTTCCTGCAACAGTTCTTCGTTATTTTCCATTAAAACCACGATTACAAAGATTATTTTTGTCCTCAAAGTCGGCCGAGGATATGAGATGGCATGCAAATGATAGTAAGAATGATGGAATGTTGAGGCATCCTAGAGATTCTGAAGCATGGAAACATTTTGACTTGACACACCCTTGGTTTGCATCAGACCCGCGAAATGTGCGTCTTGCATTAGCTAGTGATGGTTTTAATCCTTTTGGTATGATGAGTACAAATTATAGTATTTGGCCATTTATTCTCATTCCATACAACACTCCTCCATGGGTGTGCATGAAACATACATCTTTTATAATGTCAATGATAATTCCCGGTAAAAAAATGCCAGGAAATGATATTAATGTCTATTTACAACCTCTAGTAAAAGAATTCCTTTTGGTCTGTTTACAACCAACACC
The genomic region above belongs to Cicer arietinum cultivar CDC Frontier isolate Library 1 chromosome 4, Cicar.CDCFrontier_v2.0, whole genome shotgun sequence and contains:
- the LOC140920084 gene encoding uncharacterized protein, producing MDKSWIKKPHTSGEYDQGIKEFINFAFRDELENGEIICPCKRCGFKKPQSRSVMYDHLKCKPFPKGYTIWVHHGESIGETSTISPISISNIVQDTVVVDDQMQNMINDAFGVEDHANEVPIESNAEKEKNASQQRYEEAKEYYELSREGEKPLYEGCVKYSRLSFLVKLYHIKCLCGMTNKALTMVLELLKDAFEFANIPNSFYEAKKTITKLGLNYEKIPVCPNNCMLYWGNKEDEERETCKICNTSKWKSKAKVGAVGVSGDGNNRKKVPATVLRYFPLKPRLQRLFLSSKSAEDMRWHANDSKNDGMLRHPRDSEAWKHFDLTHPWFASDPRNVRLALASDGFNPFGMMSTNYSIWPFILIPYNTPPWEMILMSIYNL